One part of the Magallana gigas chromosome 5, xbMagGiga1.1, whole genome shotgun sequence genome encodes these proteins:
- the LOC117683199 gene encoding uncharacterized protein — protein MDDQDLVLWDSRIAFSTGTVTLHCYKYYLSIMNLTSQTESELVSILEACDGKQQCTIPTSQNLKDSSVSFYCTDRCINEAYNNTIPISQLMTDLNISYNFEVNNNFTAFFKSRKLNCLERYVLTNGNLTLQCQQEGRWIGEAPVCNVTCQEPIHENRTTIRQPASFPNYFSDYIFETYDVSYTCRKHHRLVNGNLTRVCNESGDWTGDLPVCKRCKCPCDRLKSQNFITDPLVLQRRIDEIEKKLKISEKALSATVRKKTCAKDERKSAKGIGSVLGIGIIVFVVSIIVCSDIPMLYRHIRYGP, from the exons ATGGATGATCAAGACTTgg TTCTGTGGGATAGCAGAATTGCGTTTTCAACTGGGACCGTCACCCTACACTGTTACAAGTACTACCTCTCTATCATGAACCTGACCAGTCAGACTGAGTCAGAATTAGTGAGTATTTTAGAGGCGTGTGATGGAAAACAACAATGCACCATTCCAACAAGTCAGAACTTGAAAGACAGTTCAGTTAGCTTTTATTGCACTG ACCGATGTATAAATGAAGCCTACAACAACACAATCCCTATCTCTCAACTGATGACGgatttaaatatatcatataattttgaAGTCAACAATAATTTCACTGCATTCTTTAAGTCTCGAAAATTAAACTGTTTGGAGCGATATGTGCTGACCAACGGAAACCTCACTCTGCAATGTCAACAAGAGGGGCGATGGATTGGGGAAGCCCCAGTGTGCAATG ttacCTGCCAAGAACCTATACATGAGAACAGAACCACGATTCGACAACCAGCTTCATTCCCAAATTATTTTTCGGACTACATATTTGAGACCTATGATGTCTCTTACACATGTAGGAAACATCATCGTCTCGTGAACGGGAATTTAACGAGAGTTTGTAACGAGAGTGGTGATTGGACAGGAGATCTGCCGGTCTGTAAAC GTTGTAAGTGTCCGTGTGACCGGTTAAAGTCTCAGAACTTTATCACAGACCCTCTAGTTCTTCAACGCAGAATCGacgaaatagaaaaaaaattgaaaatcagcGAAAAGGCACTTTCTGCTACAGTGAGGAAGAAGACATGCGCAAAGGACGAAAGAAAATCAGCGAAAGGAATTGGTTCCGTCCTTGGGATCGGGATAATCGTTTTTGTTGTGTCCATAATTGTTTGTAGTGACATCCCAATGCTCTATAGGCACATCCGTTACGGCCCTTGA